The Vicia villosa cultivar HV-30 ecotype Madison, WI linkage group LG1, Vvil1.0, whole genome shotgun sequence genome includes a region encoding these proteins:
- the LOC131644988 gene encoding acetolactate synthase 3, chloroplastic-like: MAATAANAAFTTVRTSPQPSPTQNHFFRPTLPFPSHPNTPSKPHLRPLRISSSISNPNPNPTQQQITSLPSPQHFTSRFAPNEPRKGADILVEALERQGVTDVFAYPGGASMEIHQALTRSTSIRNVLPRHEQGGIFAAEGYARSSGLPGVCIATSGPGATNLVSGLADAMLDSVPLVAITGQVPRRMIGTDAFQETPIVEVTRSITKHNYLVLDVDDIPRIVNEAFFLACSGRPGPVLIDIPKDIQQQVSVPNWNQPNRLTGYMNRLPKAPVEAYLEQIVRLILESKKPVLYVGGGSLNSSEELRRFVRLTGVPVASTLMGLGSYPTSEENSLQMLGMHGTVYANYAVDKSDLLLAFGVRFDDRVTGKLEAFASRAKIVHIDIDSAEIGKNKQPHVSVCGDLKLALKGINRILESNGVASKIDFGAWREELNEQKLRFPMSYKTFDEAIPPQYAIQVLDELTNGEAIISTGVGQHQMWAAQFYSYKRPRQWLTSGGLGAMGFGLPAAMGAAVANPDSIVVDIDGDGSFMMNVQELATIKVEKLPVKILLLNNQHLGMVVQWEDRFYKANRAHTYLGNPTNEKEIFPNMLKFADACGIPSARVTKRADLKAAIQKMLDTPGPYLLDVIVPHQEHVLPMIPANGSFEDVITEGDGRISY; this comes from the coding sequence ATGGCGGCCACCGCTGCAAACGCCGCATTCACCACCGTCCGTACTTCTCCACAACCGTCTCCAACCCAAAACCACTTTTTCCGACCAACTCTCCCCTTTCCCTCCCACCCAAACACCCCCTCCAAACCCCACCTCCGTCCCCTCCGAATCTCATCTTCCATCTCCAACCCTAACCCTAACCCCACACAACAACAAATTACCTCCCTACCCTCCCCCCAACATTTCACTTCCCGTTTTGCCCCTAACGAGCCCCGCAAAGGCGCTGACATCCTCGTCGAAGCCCTCGAACGCCAAGGCGTCACCGACGTCTTCGCTTACCCCGGCGGCGCGTCCATGGAGATCCACCAAGCCCTCACGCGCTCCACGTCCATCCGTAACGTCCTCCCACGCCACGAACAAGGCGGAATCTTCGCCGCCGAGGGTTACGCCAGATCCTCCGGCCTCCCCGGTGTCTGCATCGCTACTTCCGGTCCCGGTGCTACTAATCTCGTCAGTGGACTTGCTGATGCTATGCTTGACAGTGTCCCTCTTGTTGCTATCACCGGTCAAGTTCCCCGGAGAATGATCGGAACCGACGCGTTTCAGGAAACGCCGATTGTTGAGGTAACTAGGTCAATTACTAAGCATAATTATCTTGTTTTGGATGTTGATGATATACCTAGGATAGTGAATGAAGCGTTTTTCTTGGCTTGTTCGGGAAGACCTGGACCGGTGTTGATTGATATACCGAAAGATATTCAGCAACAGGTTTCGGTTCCGAATTGGAATCAACCTAATAGGTTAACAGGGTATATGAATCGGTTGCCGAAAGCGCCGGTTGAGGCGTATTTAGAGCAGATTGTGAGGCTGATTTTGGAATCTAAGAAACCTGTTTTGTATGTTGGTGGTGGTAGTTTGAATTCTAGTGAGGAGTTGCGGCGGTTTGTTAGGTTAACTGGGGTTCCGGTTGCGAGTACTTTGATGGGTTTGGGTTCGTATCCGACTTCAGAAGAGAATTCGCTGCAAATGCTTGGGATGCATGGGACTGTTTATGCGAATTATGCGGTTGATAAGAGTGATCTTTTGCTTGCTTTTGGGGTTCGGTTTGATGATCGGGTTACCGGGAAGCTTGAGGCTTTTGCTAGCCGGGCGAAGATTGTTCATATTGATATTGATTCTGCTGAGATTGGGAAGAATAAGCAGCCTCATGTGTCGGTTTGTGGGGATTTGAAGTTGGCGTTGAAGGGGATTAATCGGATTTTGGAGAGTAACGGGGTTGCGAGTAAGATTGATTTTGGAGCTTGGAGAGAAGAGTTGAACGAGCAGAAACTTAGGTTTCCGATGAGTTATAAGACGTTTGATGAAGCTATTCCTCCGCAGTATGCTATACAGGTACTTGATGAGCTTACCAACGGGGAAGCTATCATAAGCACTGGTGTCGGACAACACCAAATGTGGGCTGCTCAGTTTTACAGTTACAAGAGACCTAGACAATGGTTGACTTCCGGTGGTCTTGGTGCTATGGGATTCGGATTGCCTGCTGCCATGGGAGCTGCTGTTGCTAATCCTGACTCTATCGTGGTTGACATCGACGGTGATGGTAGTTTCATGATGAATGTTCAGGAGCTTGCCACTATAAAGGTGGAGAAACTTCCTGTTAAGATACTATTGCTGAACAATCAACACTTGGGCATGGTTGTTCAGTGGGAGGATCGGTTCTACAAAGCCAACAGAGCTCACACATATCTCGGAAACCCGACAAACGAGAAGGAAATATTCCCCAATATGTTGAAATTTGCAGATGCTTGTGGAATACCGTCAGCTCGTGTGACAAAGAGGGCAGACCTTAAAGCAGCAATTCAGAAAATGCTGGACACCCCTGGTCCTTACCTTCTTGATGTCATTGTACCGCATCAAGAGCACGTGTTACCTATGATTCCCGCCAATGGATCCTTCGAGGATGTCATAACCGAAGGTGATGGCAGAATAAGTTACTGA